The Cheilinus undulatus linkage group 2, ASM1832078v1, whole genome shotgun sequence genome has a window encoding:
- the smc4 gene encoding structural maintenance of chromosomes protein 4, producing the protein MPSKTAKSSTASAKPRGKGSQPRDDSEDELDVPPQETNSNGQEEAPPTTDPSHGEAAEAVDNRSLEEILGSIPPPPPPAMTNEPGAPRLMITHLVNRNFKSYAGEQILGPFHKRFSCIIGPNGSGKSNVIDSMLFVFGYRAQKIRSKKLSVLIHSSDKHKDVQSCTVEVHFQKIIDKEGDDYEVIPNSKFYVSRTANKDNSSAYHINGKKATFKEVGALLRSHGIDLDHNRFLILQGEVEQIAMMKPKGQTEHDEGMLEYLEDIIGSCRLKEPILTLARRIELLNEQRGEKLNRVKLVEKEKNALEGEKNKAVEFLTLENDIFKHKSRLCQYYVHDLQKRVVDKEQEKQKILEDTKELTEKNAKISQEMEKMNQELKNVEKKQNKLNKYIETQKEKFTQLDLQDVEVREKIKHSKSKGKKLQKQLEKDKEKLEEVRGVPASSEKAITEATARKEELEKQKVKEEEKLKAVMESLKEETSGLQQDKETKEKELMELSKAVNETRSRMDLAQSELDIYLSRHNTALTQLNTAKQTLQTTSDTLRERRAAIKDLEVKIPQKESELKKDEVELEQLMKTDLETREVVREMRQKVEEAKSSLSSNRSRGKVLDALMHQKKSGRIPGILGRLGDLGAIDEKYDVAISSSCGALDNIVVDTIDTAQKCVTFLKEQNIGVATFIGLDKMKVWEKNMAPIQTPENSPRLFDMVRVKDESVRPAFYFALRDTLVAQDMEQATRMAFQKDKRWRVVTLKGQIIEMAGTMTGGGRVLKGRMGSSIGTEFSQEELDRMESKLNEKVSKLQGSQEKKLQLEESIQRLRPQLRDMKNTLEKYAKSMTSLADQETHLKLQIKELEANVLAAAPDKAKQKQMEKSLEAFKKDYDAASSKAGKVENEVKRLHNLIVDINSHKLKAQQDKLDKVNKELDDCSSTITKAQVAIKTAGRNLKKCEEGVNRLQSELEENEKSMAEFTEKLKKLEEEAGEIIKDCQEAEAALPEVQEQYQGVQKEIKALQQQEHALQEESLSVRLRVEQIDSSITEHNNKIKHWQKEATKLSLHTIEDKPAEELPVLTPAELAEISNPNVIINKVTTLETQCAQMKPNLGAIAEYKKKEELYLQRVAQLDEITTERDKFKHGYEDLRKQRLNEFMTGFNMITNKLKENYQMLTLGGDAELELVDSLDPFSEGIMFSVRPPKKSWKKIFNLSGGEKTLSSLALVFALHHYKPTPLYFMDEIDAALDFKNVSIVACYIYEQTKNAQFIIISLRNNMFEIADRLIGIYKTHNTTKSVGINPKTIVFKEHQAVTA; encoded by the exons ATGCCATCTAAAACTGCTAAAAGCTCAACTGCCTCCGCCAAGCCAAGAGGGAAAGGGTCGCAGCCCCGGGATGACTCCGAAGACGAGCTGGATGTACCCCCTCAAGAAACCAACTCCAATGGCCAAGAGGAGGCACCGCCGACAACTG ATCCGTCTCACGGGGAGGCTGCCGAGGCGGTTGATAATCGAAGTTTGGAGGAGATTCTCGGTAGCATCCCTCCACCCCCGCCCCCAGCAATGACCAATGAACCGGGCGCTCCTCGCCTCATGATAACACACTTAGTTAATCGCAACTTTAAATCGTATGCTGGCGAGCAGATTCTGGGGCCTTTTCACAAG CGATTTTCATGCATCATTGGTCCAAATGGAAGTGGGAAGTCCAATGTCATAGATTCAATGCTCTTTGTGTTTGGATACAGAGCTCAAAAGATCAGATCGAAAAAGCTCTCAGTACTGATTCACAGCTCTGATAAACACAAAGATGTGCAAAGCTGTACTGTGGAGGTGCATTTTCAAAAGATTATTGATAAG GAAGGAGATGACTACGAAGTCATCCCCAACAGCAAGTTCTATGTTTCCAGGACTGCCAACAAAGACAATTCCTCAGCCTACCATATCAATGGCAAGAAAGCCACATTCAAAGAAGTTGGGGCTTTACTCCGGAGCCATGGTATTGACCTAGATCACAACAGATTTCTGATCTTGCAG GGCGAGGTGGAGCAGATCGCCATGATGAAGCCTAAAGGTCAGACAGAGCATGATGAGGGTATGTTGGAGTACCTAGAGGACATTATCGGCTCATGCCGCCTCAAAGAGCCCATCCTAACCCTGGCCCGCAGAATTGAGTTGCTCAATGAGCAGAGGGGAGAGAAG TTAAACCGAGTGAAGCTGGTGGAGAAGGAGAAGAATGCTCTGGAGGGGGAAAAGAACAAAGCTGTGGAGTTCCTCACACTGGAGAATGATATCTTTAAACACAAGAGTCGACTCTGCCAGTATTATGT TCATGATCTGCAAAAGCGTGTGGTGGATAAGGAGCAAGAGAAGCAGAAGATCTTAGAGGACACCAAGGAACTGACTGAGAAAAATGCAAAGATATCACAGgagatggagaaaatgaatcaagagctgaaaaatgtggAGAA GAAACAAAATAAGCTCAACAAGTACATTGAGACCCAGAAAGAGAAGTTCACCCAGCTGGACCTGCAGGATGTTGAAGTGCGTGAGAAGATTAAACACTCCAAGAGCAAAGGCAAGAAACTTCAGAAGCAGCTGGAAAAGGATAAAGAAAAG CTGGAGGAAGTGCGTGGTGTGCCAGCTAGCAGTGAAAAGGCCATCACTGAGGCAACGGCTCgtaaggaggagctggagaagcAGAAGgtgaaagaagaggaaaagcTTAAAGCAGTGATGGAGAGTCTGAAGGAAGAGACCAGTGGCCTACAACAGGACAAAGAG ACCAAAGAGAAAGAGCTGATGGAGCTCAGCAAGGCTGTGAATGAGACCCGATCTCGTATGGATCTGGCTCAGTCAGAGCTCGACATTTACCTCAGCCGACACAACACGGCTCTGACACAGCTCAACACCGCCAAGCAGACGCTCCAGACAACCTCTGACACACTGCGTGAGCGCCGTGCTGCCATCAAAGACCTGGAAGTGAAAATACCCCAAAAAGAGTCGGAGCTGAAGAAG GACGAGGTTGAGCTGGAGCAGCTGATGAAGACGGATCTTGAGACCAGGGAAGTGGTGAGGGAAATGAGGCAGAAGGTAGAAGAAGCCAAGAGCTCTCTGTCCTCCAACCGCAGCAGAGGAAAGGTCCTGGATGCCCTCATGCATCAGAAGAAGAGTGGCAGAATTCCTGGCATCCTGGGAAGACTG GGAGACCTCGGAGCCATAGATGAAAAGTACGATGTGGCCATTTCCTCCAGTTGTGGTGCTCTTGATAACATTGTTGTAGATACAATTGACACAGCTCAGAAATGTGTGACATTTCTCAAAGAGCAGAACATCGGGGTGGCTACTTTTATTGGTCTTGACAAG ATGAAGGTGTGGGAGAAGAACATGGCCCCCATTCAGACTCCAGAGAACAGCCCTCGTCTCTTTGACATGGTACGAGTGAAGGATGAAAGTGTGCGACCTGCTTTCTACTTCGCTTTAAGGGACACTCTAGTGGCCCAGGATATGGAGCAGGCCACAAGAATGGCCTTCCAAAAAGACAAACGCTGGAGAGTGGTCACGCTGAAGGGACAGATCATAGAGATGGCTG GAACCATgactggaggaggaagagtatTGAAAGGCAGGATGGGCTCCTCTATTGGCACTGAGTTTTCTCAGGAAGAG CTTGACCGCATGGAGAGCAAGTTGAATGAGAAAGTGTCGAAGCTCCAGGGCAGCCAAGAGAAAAAGCTGCAGCTAGAGGAGAGCATCCAGCGACTGCGGCCACAGCTTCGAGACATGAAGAACACCCTAGAAAAATACGCCAAGAGCATGACT AGTCTGGCTGACCAGGAGACTCACTTGAAACTTCAGATTAAGGAACTTGAGGCCAATGTGCTGGCTGCTGCCCCAGACAAGGCCAAACAGAAACAGATGGAGAAGAGCCTGGAGGCCTTCAAGAAAG ACTATGATGCAGCCTCCAGTAAGGCGGGGAAGGTGGAGAATGAGGTGAAAAGGCTCCACAACTTGATTGTAGACATCAACAGCCACAAGCTGAAGGCTCAGCAGGACAAGCTGGACAAAGTCAACAAGGAGCTGGATGACTGCTCATCCACCATCACCAAAGCTCAAGTAGCCATAAAGACAGCTGGCCG AAATCTGAAGAAATGTGAGGAGGGCGTGAATCGCTTGCAGAGTGAGCTGGAGGAGAATGAGAAGTCAATGGCTGAGTTCACAGAAAAACTAAAGAAACTGGAAGAAGAGGCTGGGGAGATCATCAAAGACTGTCAGGAAGCTGAG GCTGCTCTCCCTGAGGTGCAGGAGCAGTATCAAGGGGTGCAGAAGGAGATAAAGgctctgcagcagcaggagcatgCCCTGCAGGAGGAGTCCCTCAGTGTGAGGCTCCGTGTGGAGCAGATCGATTCTTCCATCACTGAACAcaacaataaaatcaaacactggCAAAAAGAG GCCACCAAGTTGTCTCTTCATACCATCGAGGACAAACCAGCAGAGGAACTTCCTGTTCTTACTCCTGCTGAACTTGCTGAGATCTCTAATCCCAACGTCATAATAAACAAAGTGACAACGTTGGAGACCCAGTGTGCTCAGATGAAGCCCAACCTCGGGGCCATTGCTGAGTACAAGAAGAAG GAGGAGCTTTACCTGCAGCGTGTAGCTCAGCTGGACGAGATCACTACGGAAAGAGACAAATTCAAACACGGCTACGAGGACCTGCGCAAACAACGCCTGAATGAATTCATGACTGGATTCAACATGATCACCAACAAGCTGAAGGAAAACTACCAGATGCTCACATTGGGTGGTGATGCAGAGCTTGAGCTGGTGGACAGTTTGGACCCCTTCTCTGAGGGCATCATGTTCAG tGTTCGTCCCCCAAAGAAGAGCTGGAAAAAGATCTTCAACCTGTCAGGAGGAGAGAAGACCCTCAGCTCTCTGGCTCTGGTGTTCGCTCTGCACCATTACAAACCCACTCCGCTCTATTTCATGGACGAGATCGACGCAGCTCTCGATTTCAAGAACGTGTCAATCGTGGCTTGTTACATTTAT GAGCAAACAAAAAATGCTCAGTTCATCATCATCTCCCTGAGGAACAACATGTTTGAAATCGCTGATCGTCTCATTGGCATCTACAAGACGCACAACACCACCAAGAGTGTGGGAATCAACCCCAAGACCATTGTGTTTAAAGAGCACCAAGCTGTCACTGCTTAA